One stretch of Daphnia pulicaria isolate SC F1-1A chromosome 6, SC_F0-13Bv2, whole genome shotgun sequence DNA includes these proteins:
- the LOC124342149 gene encoding uncharacterized protein LOC124342149, with protein sequence MAANFGLRFNVWYNAAYMKTYRKLFNARKVEAYKFMPTIPSTISNRNIKCVVNGNVSITVNNHQISSDVPDGVVFTSSDVRYKNRPLEGYVANFQGNQPLISYFNDWSDQGSPSAAPVVLDGGHSWCKRRPRRGGYPACS encoded by the exons ATGGCGGCTAATTTTGGACTCCGATTCAACGTATGGTACAATGCTGCTTACATGAAAACGTACAGGAAATTGTTCAACGCCAGGAAAGTTGAAGCATATAAGTTTATGCCGACTATTCCATCAACAATTTCCAACCGAAACATTAAATGTGTCGTTAATGGGAATGTAAGCATCACAGTTAACAACCATCAAATCTCATCTg atgTTCCTGATGGGGTTGTATTCACGTCAAGCGACGTCAGATACAAGAATCGACCCTTAGAAGGATATGTTGCCAACTTCCAAGGAAACCAACCGCTAATATCATACTTCAATGATTGGTCTGACCAAGGATCACCATCTGCTGCCCCAGTTGTTCTTGATGGTGGTCACTCATGGTGTAAACGGAGGCCCCGGCGTGGAGGATACCCCGCTTGTTCTTGA